The genomic region GAAGGTTTGGTGGCCAGCATCATCCCCATGGAACTCTCCGTGACCGGCCGCGGACCGGGTGGATCCGAGGTCCGCATGGTGCGCGACATCGAAGTGGCGTTGATTCCCATCTTCCAGTTCGGCAACTTCTCCAGCACCGACCTCAGCTACTTCCCCGGACCCAACTTCAGTTTCGGGGGGCGCGTGCACACCAACGGCAACCTCTTTTTAGCGGCCTCCGACGGAGGCGGCGTGGTGTTCCAGAACAAGATCAGCGCCGCCGGCGAGATCATCCGGCAGCGCCTCTCCAACGGACAATCGACCGACGATGCCGGCTTCGGCGGACCCGTCTACATCCCCACCGTGGCCAACGGCTGCGCCGAGAGCACCGGAACCGACATTTGCCGCGACCTGGCCCTCACCGAAGGCAGCAAAGTCGACGGGCTGGAGAGCTCGGACAACAGCGACTGGCCCGACATTTCGCTTTCCGTCTACAACGGGATGATCGTCAACGGACGGACCGGAGCCAAGGCCCTTGAGCTTCCCTTCGTAGCCGATGGGGAAAACGAATTCGAGATCATCCGGCGGGCCCCCGGAGGCGAGGTCGGGACCTCCTTGTTGGGCCGTTCCCGCCTCTACAACCAGGCTCAAGTGAGGGTGCTGCTCAACGATGAGGAGTCCGATTTGCCCGGAGGCAAGGGACGGCTGTTGTCCAACGACGGCGAGTACTTCGACGGCGTTACCTATGGTCTGACCGATACAGCCTTCGCCGCCGTCGGATCCAGCAGCGGCGAACCGCTGGTGGACGGATACCTGCTGGTGCAGGCCTTGCAGGGTGGCACCTATGTCGACGTCACCAGCGAATGGCTCGATCTTGGAATCGCCCGCGAAAATCCTGACGCCATCCTCAAGTTCCAAACCCTCAAGTACAATCCTCTGACGGGGGTTCCCGATCCCATCCCCGTCTCGCTTTTTAATCAAGGACAGAACTTCTGGCCCATCAATCTCTACGACACCCGTGAAGGCGAGGTCCGCGACGTGTCCACCTCGACCAGCGACTGCGCCCTGGGTGGCGTCATGAACGTGGTCGAACTGGATGTCAACAACCTGCGACGCTGGCTCTCAGGCGAGATCGGACTCACCGGAACCAGCACCGCTACGGCAAGCGAAGGCGGATACATCTTTTACCACTCGGACCGCCGCGGCCAGCTCAAGCTCAATGGCGAGTACGGGTTCGAGGATGTCGTCAATCCTTCCTCGGCTGGAGGATCTCCCGACGGACAATATGACAAAGCCGAGGACGTCAACGAGAACGGCGTGCTGGACGTCTACGGCA from Acidobacteriota bacterium harbors:
- a CDS encoding PilX N-terminal domain-containing pilus assembly protein, whose amino-acid sequence is MKANLKEMAQKGFALPAALLLLLVMSAVAVGMIYLVHTEARVSGSDLDGTAAYYASEAGMEKMMADLSGLFINNQAPTASEIAGLGGSAPDLAGIEFSDYSVRMADADGDGSPDSEIRTVSAGPNEGLVASIIPMELSVTGRGPGGSEVRMVRDIEVALIPIFQFGNFSSTDLSYFPGPNFSFGGRVHTNGNLFLAASDGGGVVFQNKISAAGEIIRQRLSNGQSTDDAGFGGPVYIPTVANGCAESTGTDICRDLALTEGSKVDGLESSDNSDWPDISLSVYNGMIVNGRTGAKALELPFVADGENEFEIIRRAPGGEVGTSLLGRSRLYNQAQVRVLLNDEESDLPGGKGRLLSNDGEYFDGVTYGLTDTAFAAVGSSSGEPLVDGYLLVQALQGGTYVDVTSEWLDLGIARENPDAILKFQTLKYNPLTGVPDPIPVSLFNQGQNFWPINLYDTREGEVRDVSTSTSDCALGGVMNVVELDVNNLRRWLSGEIGLTGTSTATASEGGYIFYHSDRRGQLKLNGEYGFEDVVNPSSAGGSPDGQYDKAEDVNENGVLDVYGNENLGLGFGLSEGSWSDPTERVSCETAQRSRVTGARHGLKLVNGILGSLPSGPAGGGFTVSSENPVYVHGNYNALTGIDFSASTAHVPAAIIADAVTLLSSAWQDWASFDAPADPSQRPAVTTSYRMAVAAGKNISSSGWGGWDTGTDGGTHNFLRYLEDWSGTTLKYRGSLVSFFYSTQAVGVFKCCANVYSPPVREYSFDSEFIDPSRLPPGTPRFRDLVNLGYQQIFHPEDRDYIPSPIFDGEQGEVIN